Below is a window of Streptomyces genisteinicus DNA.
GACGCCGCCGGCGCGCAGGCCGTCGGCGAGGACGGCGGCGTAGCGGTGGGTGCGCTCGGCGATGGCCCGCAGGCCGTCGGGGCCGTGGTACACGGCGTACATGCCGGCCATCACGGCGAGCAGCACCTGCGCGGTGCAGATGTTGCTCGTGGCCTTCTCCCGGCGGATGTGCTGCTCACGGGTCTGGAGCGCGAGCCGGTAGGCCTTGTTGCCGTCGGCGTCGACGGAGACGCCGACGAGGCGGCCGGGCAGGCTGCGGGCGAACTTCTCGCGCACCGCCATGTAGCCGGCGTGCGGGCCGCCGAATCCCATGGGGACGCCGAAGCGCTGGGTGGTGCCGACGGCGATGTCGGCGCCGAGCTCGCCCGGCGAGGTCAGCAGGGTGAGCGCCAGCAGGTCGGCCGCGACGGTCACGATCGCGCCGAGCTCGTGGGCCTGCTCGATGACGGGCTTCAGATCGCGCACGGCACCGGACGCGCCCGGGTACTGGAGGAGCACGCCGAAGACGCCGCGCTCGGCGGCCTCGGCGGGGATGCCGTCGCCGAGGTCGGCGACGACGACCTCCACCCCGGTGGGCTCGGCGCGGGTCTCGATGACGGCGATCGTCTGGGGGAGGGTGTCGGCGTCGACCAGGAAGACGCCGTTCTTCACCTTGCCGACGCGCCGCGCGAGGGACATCGCCTCGGCCGCGGCCGTGCCCTCGTCCAGCAGCGAGGCGCCGGAGGTCGGCAGCCCGGCGAGGTCGGCCACGACGGTCTGGAAGTTCAGCAGCGCCTCCAGGCGGCCCTGCGAGATCTCCGGCTGGTAGGGCGTGTACGCGGTGTACCAGGCCGGGTTCTCCATGACGTTGCGCAGGATCACCGGGGGCGTGAAGGTGCCGTGGTAGCCGAGGCCGATCATGGGCGCGAGGACCCGGTTGCGGTCGGCCAGGCCGCGCAGCTCGGCGAGGACGTCCGCCTCGGTGCGCGCCTCCGGCAGGTCGAGGGCCTCGGTGCTCTTGATCACGTCCGGCACGGCCGCGGCGGTGAGTTCGTCGAGGGAGCCGTAGCCGACCTGGGCGAGCATCTTGGCCTGAGCGGCGGCATCGGGGCCGATGTGGCGCTGCTCGAAGGGGATGCCCCGCTCCAGCTCGGTCAGCGGAGTGCGGTTGGCGGTCATGTGGGAGGCCTCCTGGTCTAGTACGACCTGCGAGGGGCATCACGACGCGGATGCCCGGACGGCCTCCCCCTCTGTCATCTCAACCTGAGAGTTTCACCGGGCCTCACGCGGAGCGCACCGGCTTTCACCGTCGGTGAGAGCGGATGCCGTCCGACGCCCGCTCTGCTTTCCAGAGTGACCTCGTCCGTGCGGTACAGGGGCCTGAGAGATTCCGGGGAGGATTTGCTCCTTCGGCGCCGCCGGCGGGCTTTCACCGGTGGACTCTCCCGCACGGGGTCAACAGCCGCTTGCCAGGGTACCAGCGTGTCGGCGCCGGTCCCCCGAGTGGCCGACACCTCCGTTGTGCCCTTTTGTAGTGACAGGAGCAGTTGCGACCTGTTGGAGGGACCGTGCAGACCGACATCGATCCGCGCAGCCTGATCGGCCGCAAGGCGTTCGACCGCGACGGCCACAAGATCGGGACCGTCGACGAGGTGTACCTGGACGACGCGACCGGCGTCCCCGAGTGGGCGGCCGTGCGCACGGGACTCTTCAGCCGGGACGCCTTCGTCCCCCTCGAACCGAGCGAGATCGTCGACAACGCCCTCCATGTCCCGTACGAACGCGGCCTGATCAAGGACGCCCCCGACTTCGGCGTCGGCCGCCATCTCTCCCCCGAGCAGGAACTCCAGCTCTACCACCACTACGGCCTGGACCTCGCGTCCCCGCCGTCGCCCGCGCAGACGTCCGGGGACACGTCCTTCGGCCGGATAGCCGGTCACGAGGACTGACCCGGTCCCGACCCGCAGCGGCGCCCGTCGCTCAGGTCGCGCACGGTCTCAGCCGTGGCGTGCGGCGGCCGGACCGCCGGCGCCCTCCGGCTCCCCGCTCCCCGCCGCGGGCTGCGCCCCGACGAGCGGCAGCGGCTCGGACGGCTCAAGGGCCTCGTCGTCCACGCGGAAGGTGCGCACCCGGCCCGGCTGCGATCCGGGCACCTCGAAGCGCACGGTCACCCTGCCCACGCCGCTGCCCTGGACCCAGCCGGGCCCGTGCTCGGCGTGCCGCACGTCCTGTCCCGCGGACCAGTGCCGCCGGGCGGGCGGCTCCGGCTCCTCCGGCCCGCCCGGATCCGGCGCCGGTGCCCCCGGGTCCGCGCGCCGGTCCTCCGGACCGTCACCGGCCGCCGGCTCCGGCTCCCCTAGCACGGCGGCGGACTGGGCGAACAGGTCCTCCTGGGTGTAGTCGGCGAGTCCGGTGACACCGACGCCGAGCAGCCGGACTCCCCCGGTGGTGTCCACGGCCTCCAGCAGCCGGCCCGCCGCCTCCCGCACCACGGCCGGGTCGTCGGTCGGCCCGCGCAGCGTCTCGGACCTGGTCAGCGTGGAGAAGTCGTACCGCCGGACCTTCAGCACGATGGTGCGCCCCGAGTGGCCGCCGGCCCGCAGGCGCCGCACGCACCGCTCCGCGAGCCGCTCCACCTCCGTGCGCACCCGGACCCGGTCGTGGAGGTCGACGTCGAAGGTGTCCTCGACGGAGACGGACTTGGCGTCCCGCTCGGCGACCACCGGGCGGTCGTCGTGGCCGAGCGCCATCCGGAAGAGCGCCGCCCCGTGCGCCCTGCCGAGCAGCCGCACGAGCTCGTCCTCGCCGGCTTCGGCGAGATCGGACACCGTGGTCATCCCGGCCCGCCGGAGGTGCTCGCCGGTCGCCGGGCCCACCCCGGGCAGGGTGCGCACGGTGAGGGGGCCGAGCAGTTCGCGCTCGGTGCCGGGGTCGATGAGGACGAGGCCGTCCGGTTTGGCCTGCTCGGAAGCGATCTTCGCCAGCATCTTGGACCCCGCGAGTCCCACCGACCCGGTCAGCCCGGTCAGCGCCAGGATGTCGGCGCGCAGCCGCTCACCGGTGGCCCGCGCGGACGCCGCGTCGCGGGCCGTGCCGCCGGCCTCCAGGTCGACGAAGGCCTCGTCCAGGCTCAGCGGCTCCACCAGCGGCGACAGCCGGCCGAGCAGCTCCATCACCTGCTCGCTCACCGACCGGTAGAGGGAGAATCGGGGCACCAGATAGGCGGCGTTCGGTGCGAGGCGCCGGGCCTGGGCCGTCGGCATCGCGGAGTGCACGCCGAAGCGCCGCGCCTCGTAGGAGGCGGTGGCCACCACACCGCGCGGCCCGAGGCCGCCGACGACGACCGCCTTGCCGCGCAGCGACGGCTTCGCCGCCTGCTCGGCGGCGGCGTAGAAGGCATCCATGTCCAGATGCAGGATCGTCGGCGCGGATCTCACACCACCGATGCTCCCCCACACCACCGACAACGTCCGCGCCGCCGCCTTCCGCGCCGTGCGCGGGCGGCGGCGCGGAAGGCGTTCAGACCGCCCGGTCGCGCCTGCGCCGGGCCAGTTCGTCGGCCGGGTTGTTGCCGATCAGCGTCTCGCCGGTGTCCACCCGCTCGCCGTGCAGCTGGGACAGCGCGGCTTCCACGTCGCGCCACACCACGCCGACGGCGATGCCGAAGATCCCCTGCCCGCCCTGGAGCAGGTCGACCACCTCGTCGGGGGACGAGCACTCGTAGACGGTGGCGCCGTCACTCATCAGCGTCATGCGCTCCAGGTCCCGGAACCCTCGGGCCCGCAGGTGCTGGACCGCGGCACGGATGTTCTGGAGGGCGACGCCCGTGTCCAGGAAACGCTTGACGATCTTGAGCACCACGACATCGCGGAAGCTGTAGAGCCGCTGGGTGCCCGAGCCGTAGGCGGCCCGCACACTCGGCTCGACGAGGCCCGTGCGCGCCCAGTAGTCGAGCTGCCGATAGGTGATGCCCGCCGCCGCACACGCGGTGGGGCCGCGGTATCCGATGGTGTCCGGTGAAGGGTCTGCCGCGCTGTCGTGCAGCGGATACGGCCCGCCTTCCACCGGAATCCCGGGGCCGCCCCCAGCCGTACTGTCGCCGCTGCTTCTCACGCCGACCTCCGTCCTTGACCTGCCACCTCGAAGGTAGGGAGTCACCGGGGGTGCGTCAACGATCGCCACACTCGGCACGCCGAGTGATAATCACCCTGAGAGTGGTTTCCCGTGCCCTGATTGCGGGAAAGGCTACTCGAATGTGCCCGGGTCGCCGGCCGCCGACACCGGCCGCAGAGGGGCCAGACAGGGGTTACCGCCCGTCACGTCACCGACTGTGGTCGAAATCCGTCCGCACGGTCACCAGGGGTAACCGACTCACTGGTTGCTGGTACCGAAGTCCTCGGGCGAGATCTGGTCGAGGAACTCGCGGAACTTCTCCACCTCGTCCTCCTGCTCGTCGGGGATGGCGATGCCGGCGTCGTCGAGCACACCGTCGCTGCCGTAGATCGGCGTACCGGTGCGCAGGGCCAGCGCTATGGCGTCCGAGGGCCTGGCGCTGACCTCGACACCGCTGGCGAAGACCAGCTCCGCGTAGAAGACGCCCTCGCGGAGGTCGGTGATGCGGACCTCGGTGAGCTCCTGGCCCACCGCCTCCAGGACGTCCTTGAAGAGGTCGTGCGTCAGCGGCCGCGGAGGGGCCATCCCCTGCTGCGCGAAAGCGATCGCGGTCGCCTCCCCGGGGCCGATCCAGATGGGGAGGAACCGGTCGCCTCCCACTTCACGCAGGAGAACGATCGGCTGGTTCGAGGGCATTTCGACCCGGACACCCACAACGTCGAGCTCGTTCACACAGCAACCCTAGGACGTGCGCGCGGGGTTTGGGTAGTCGGGCTGGGCCAAGATCAGGTCAGCCTGACCCCGAGGGCGCTCTGCACCAGCACCGTGTGGAGCCGCACGGACAGCTCCGCGAGCTCCTTGGCGGTGGCCTCCGCATGGGCCCTGGTCTGCGGATTGCGGTGCCTGCGCAAGGGTGCGACCACCTGTTCGACGAGCCCCGCGTCCCGTTCCGCGGACGCCTTCATCGCCCGCAGATGCCTCGGCTCGAGTCCGAACCGCCCCAGATCCGTGACGAGCCGGGCGACCGTGACGGCCTCGGGGTCGTAGCCGCCGCTGTCGTCGGCCGCCAGCAGCCCGTACGACTCCCACTCGCCGAGTTCCTCGTCGGTGACCTCGGCCGCGGCCAGCAGCTCGGCCCGGCCCAGCCGCCGGACGGTGGGGCGGTCGTCCGCCGCGTCCGCCCCGTCGGCGGGCCCGCCCTGCGGGCCCTGGGCGGGCAGCTGGATCTGCTCCCCGCGCTCCAGGGCGTCGAGCTGCTCACGGATGACCTTGAGCGGCAGGTAGTGGTCACGCTGCATCCTCAGGACGAGAGCGAGCCGCTCCACGTCATGCGGCGTGAACTTGCGGTACCCCGAGGGGGACCGCATGGGCTCCACGAGCCCCTCGGCCTCCAGGAAACGGATCTTGGAGATCGTCACCTCGGGGAACTCGTCCCGCAGCCGGGTGAGCACCGTACCGATGCTCATCGGCCGTTCGCCCTGAGCGGCGGTGCCGTGACCGGCACCGCCCTGGGGTGTGCGCAGCATGTGCCTTCCCTGGGTGCTCCCCGGACGGCGTCCGGGGAGGCTCAGATGCCCCGCTGGCTCGCGTAGAAGACCAGCCGGTACTTGCCGATCTGGACCTCGTCGCCGTTGGACAGGACGACGGAGTCGATCCGCTCGCGGTTGACGTAGGTGCCGTTGAGGCTGCCGACGTCGGCGACGGTGAAGCCGCCGTCCGCGCCCCTGCGGAACTCCACGTGACGACGCGACACCGTCACGTCGTCGAGGAAGATGTCGCTCTGGGGGTGGCGGCCCGCCGTGGTCAGCTCGCCGTCGAGGAGGAAGCGGCTGCCCGAGTTGGGGCCGCGACGCACCACGAGGAGAGCCGATCCGAGGGGCAGCGCGTCGACGGCGGCCTGCGCCTCCGGCGACAGCGACGGCAGCGCGGTCTGGCCCGTCACCTCGGAGTCGTACGCCTCGATCCCGGAGATCGAGATGGTCGACGTCGTCTCCGAGGCGCGCTCGGCGGGGACCCCGCCGCGCAGCGGCGCACCGCAGTTGGAGCAGAACCGGGCGGCATCGGGGTTCCGGTGGCCGCACCTCGTACACACCGGCGAGCCGGCCATGGACGGATCCTCCTGCCGCGGCTGTCCCGCGTGGGGATTGGTCGCGTACGGGTCCTGGGCAAACCCTCCACCCGCACTTGATGGTTCCCCGAAACCTATGCGCCCGGCACCGGCAGGGTCAACAGACGACGCGCCCGCTCCGCCCGAATTGTCGCCGGCCGCGATCTGGTCGCGGAACAGCGGGCGCTCCCCGCCCTGATCCTCGCTCTGGCCGTGACGCGGCGCGCGGTGACGGGCGTTGCCGTCCTCGCGTGCGCTCTTGCCGAACAACTTCGCAAACAACTTCACGGGCGTTTCCCCTTGACCGAAATAGACCCGCCCGTGGGGCAGGACGAACCCTGAACGAACACACCTGCCGCCTCGGACATTCTCACAACGTCCGTGACCACCTGACAGTTTCCACCACGCGACGCCGATCCTGCGCGCCGCCCCCCTGCAATCTCCTGCCCTGGGCCGGCAGCCCCCATGTCCCCCCGATTCACTGCGATGACGACCGAGCGTAGTCAGGCCGCTCCGCCGGTCGCAAGGCGTCGACGACGATCTTCTCCGAACGCACCACGGTGGCCGTGGCCTGCTCCTTCTCCAGCGTCTGGACGACTCCGCCCGGGATGTTGAGGGCGGGCTCCAGATCCTGGGGCTTGCCGATCACCTTGAAGGTGTAGGGCGCGCTGATGCCCCGGCCGTCCACCTCCACGTCCCCGGCGGTGCCGGAGAAGTACGAATTGGCCACCACCCGCGCTCCGTTGACCTGGATCGCCTCGGCGCCCGCCGCCCGCAGCTCCTGGATCGTGTCGAGCAGCATGTCGGGCTCCACGGTGCCGGACGGGTCCGCGATGGTCAGCGTGATCCCGGGGCCCTGCGCCGCCACCGTCCCGGCCAGGATCCCGAGCTGCTGCTCCTTCTGGAGCGTCTGCTTGCGGGCCTCCTCTGCCTGGTCGGAGCTGTTCTCCAGCTCGGTCCGCTGCTCCTCGAGGCGCTGCTTCTCGTCCTGG
It encodes the following:
- a CDS encoding PRC-barrel domain-containing protein is translated as MQTDIDPRSLIGRKAFDRDGHKIGTVDEVYLDDATGVPEWAAVRTGLFSRDAFVPLEPSEIVDNALHVPYERGLIKDAPDFGVGRHLSPEQELQLYHHYGLDLASPPSPAQTSGDTSFGRIAGHED
- a CDS encoding DNA polymerase IV — encoded protein: MRSAPTILHLDMDAFYAAAEQAAKPSLRGKAVVVGGLGPRGVVATASYEARRFGVHSAMPTAQARRLAPNAAYLVPRFSLYRSVSEQVMELLGRLSPLVEPLSLDEAFVDLEAGGTARDAASARATGERLRADILALTGLTGSVGLAGSKMLAKIASEQAKPDGLVLIDPGTERELLGPLTVRTLPGVGPATGEHLRRAGMTTVSDLAEAGEDELVRLLGRAHGAALFRMALGHDDRPVVAERDAKSVSVEDTFDVDLHDRVRVRTEVERLAERCVRRLRAGGHSGRTIVLKVRRYDFSTLTRSETLRGPTDDPAVVREAAGRLLEAVDTTGGVRLLGVGVTGLADYTQEDLFAQSAAVLGEPEPAAGDGPEDRRADPGAPAPDPGGPEEPEPPARRHWSAGQDVRHAEHGPGWVQGSGVGRVTVRFEVPGSQPGRVRTFRVDDEALEPSEPLPLVGAQPAAGSGEPEGAGGPAAARHG
- a CDS encoding MerR family transcriptional regulator, with product MRSSGDSTAGGGPGIPVEGGPYPLHDSAADPSPDTIGYRGPTACAAAGITYRQLDYWARTGLVEPSVRAAYGSGTQRLYSFRDVVVLKIVKRFLDTGVALQNIRAAVQHLRARGFRDLERMTLMSDGATVYECSSPDEVVDLLQGGQGIFGIAVGVVWRDVEAALSQLHGERVDTGETLIGNNPADELARRRRDRAV
- a CDS encoding bifunctional nuclease family protein; the encoded protein is MNELDVVGVRVEMPSNQPIVLLREVGGDRFLPIWIGPGEATAIAFAQQGMAPPRPLTHDLFKDVLEAVGQELTEVRITDLREGVFYAELVFASGVEVSARPSDAIALALRTGTPIYGSDGVLDDAGIAIPDEQEDEVEKFREFLDQISPEDFGTSNQ
- a CDS encoding MerR family transcriptional regulator — protein: MLRTPQGGAGHGTAAQGERPMSIGTVLTRLRDEFPEVTISKIRFLEAEGLVEPMRSPSGYRKFTPHDVERLALVLRMQRDHYLPLKVIREQLDALERGEQIQLPAQGPQGGPADGADAADDRPTVRRLGRAELLAAAEVTDEELGEWESYGLLAADDSGGYDPEAVTVARLVTDLGRFGLEPRHLRAMKASAERDAGLVEQVVAPLRRHRNPQTRAHAEATAKELAELSVRLHTVLVQSALGVRLT
- a CDS encoding FHA domain-containing protein yields the protein MGVAWWKLSGGHGRCENVRGGRCVRSGFVLPHGRVYFGQGETPVKLFAKLFGKSAREDGNARHRAPRHGQSEDQGGERPLFRDQIAAGDNSGGAGASSVDPAGAGRIGFGEPSSAGGGFAQDPYATNPHAGQPRQEDPSMAGSPVCTRCGHRNPDAARFCSNCGAPLRGGVPAERASETTSTISISGIEAYDSEVTGQTALPSLSPEAQAAVDALPLGSALLVVRRGPNSGSRFLLDGELTTAGRHPQSDIFLDDVTVSRRHVEFRRGADGGFTVADVGSLNGTYVNRERIDSVVLSNGDEVQIGKYRLVFYASQRGI
- a CDS encoding DUF881 domain-containing protein — protein: MNSDDRPQGGSPEPRREPLPPMAPPAPAAPAAAAPPGGPDQESGRRRLGAALWPPRVTRAQLIVAVLLFVLGLGLAIQVRSNSDDSALRGARQEDLVRILDELDNRTQRLQDEKQRLEEQRTELENSSDQAEEARKQTLQKEQQLGILAGTVAAQGPGITLTIADPSGTVEPDMLLDTIQELRAAGAEAIQVNGARVVANSYFSGTAGDVEVDGRGISAPYTFKVIGKPQDLEPALNIPGGVVQTLEKEQATATVVRSEKIVVDALRPAERPDYARSSSQ